In Mobula birostris isolate sMobBir1 chromosome 15, sMobBir1.hap1, whole genome shotgun sequence, the following proteins share a genomic window:
- the has3 gene encoding hyaluronan synthase 3 — MSRERVYSAVRITASTLFALSILGAITCTYVKGYQFGYTEHYHLSFGLYGAFLTLHLFIQSFFAFLEHRRVRKENRPIKFTKSVALCIAAYQEDPDYLRKCLVSVKRIAYPNLKVVMVIDGNQEEDIYMLEIFNELMGAENTASYIWQSNYHQEGPGETTFTHNEGKSRVQQIVSQSTFSCIMQMWGGKREVMYTAFAALGDSVDYIQVCDSDTVLDPACTAEMVRVLDGDPSVGGVGGDVQILNQYDSWISFLSSVRYWMAFNVERACQSYFGCVQCISGPLGMYRNSLLRIFLHDWYSQHFLGSKCSFGDDRHLTNRVLNLGFKTKFTARSRCLTETPSRYLRWLNQQTRWSKSYFREWLYGALCFHKHHPWMTYEAVVSGFFPFFLISTVMQLFYRGRLWNILLFLLAVQGVGVLKAGLACLLRGSAHMLFLSLYSLLYMSSLLPAKLFALLTINRPGWGTSGRRKLVVNLVGLLPVSVWFGVLTGGLAYTIYQESQRPLPDTERPFLIAGSVIYACYWLLLLVLYLAIVAKPCRHKQQHCDLALLEA, encoded by the exons ATGTCCAGAGAGCGAGTCTACTCTGCAGTCCGGATCACAGCCAGCACCTTGTTTGCTCTGTCCATTCTGGGCGCCATCACCTGTACCTATGTGAAAGGTTATCAGTTCGGCTACACGGAGCATTACCACCTGTCCTTTGGGCTCTATGGGGCCTTTCTCACTCTCCATCTCTTCATCCAAAGTTTCTTCGCCTTCCTGGAGCACCGAAGAGTCAGGAAAGAGAACCGACCTATCAAATTCACCAAGTCAGTGGCTCTCTGCATAGCGGCGTACCAAGAAGACCCTGACTACCTGAGGAAGTGCCTGGTGTCTGTGAAGCGCATCGCCTACCCCAACCTGAAGGTGGTGATGGTCATTGACGGAAACCAGGAGGAGGACATTTACATGCTGGAGATATTCAATGAGCTGATGGGTGCCGAGAATACCGCCTCCTATATCTGGCAGAGTAACTACCACCAGGAGGGGCCTGGAGAGACCACATTCACCCACAACGAGGGCAAGAGCAGGGTGCAGCAAATCGTCAGCCAGTCCACGTTCTCCTGCATTATGCAGATGTGGGGAGGGAAGCGGGAGGTGATGTACACAGCCTTTGCTGCCCTGGGAGACTCTGTGGATTACATACAG GTTTGTGACTCAGACACTGTGTTAGATCCGGCCTGCACTGCAGAAATGGTGAGAGTCCTGGATGGAGACCCCAGTGTAGGGGGAGTGGGTGGCGACGTGCAG ATCCTGAACCAGTACGACTCCTGGATCTCCTTCCTCAGCAGTGTGCGTTACTGGATGGCCTTCAATGTGGAGCGTGCCTGTCAGTCATACTTTGGGTGTGTTCAGTGCATCAGTGGCCCACTGGGCATGTACCGTAATTCTCTGCTGCGCATCTTCCTGCATGACTGGTACAGTCAACACTTCCTGGGCTCCAAGTGCAGCTTTGGAGACGACCGCCACCTCACCAACCGTGTGCTTAATCTGGGCTTTAAAACCAAGTTCACGGCCCGTTCCCGGTGCTTGACTGAGACGCCGAGCCGCTACCTCCGCTGGCTCAACCAGCAGACGCGTTGGAGCAAGTCCTATTTCCGTGAGTGGCTGTATGGTGCACTCTGCTTCCACAAGCACCACCCCTGGATGACCTACGAGGCCGTGGTCAGCGGCTTCTTCCCCTTCTTTCTGATCAGCACCGTCATGCAGCTGTTCTATCGTGGACGGCTGTGGAACATCCTGCTCTTCCTGTTGGCTGTGCAAGGGGTGGGGGTACTGAAGGCGGGCCTGGCCTGCCTGCTGCGTGGCTCAGCACACATGCTCTTTCTGTCCCTCTACTCGTTGCTCTACATGTCCAGCCTGTTGCCAGCCAAACTCTTTGCCCTGCTAACCATCAACCGGCCTGGCTGGGGAACGTCGGGCCGCCGCAAGTTGGTGGTGAACCTGGTGGGATTGCTGCCCGTCTCTGTTTGGTTTGGTGTGCTGACCGGGGGCCTGGCCTACACCATTTACCAGGAGAGCCAGCGTCCGCTGCCCGATACTGAAAGGCCCTTCCTCATTGCCGGCTCTGTTATCTATGCCTGCTACTGGCTGCTGCTACTTGTCCTCTACCTGGCCATCGTGGCTAAGCCCTGCCGCCACAAGCAGCAGCATTGCGACCTGGCCctgctggaggcttga